From the Rhizobium sp. SL42 genome, the window ATTCGGTTGTCATGGTGAAGCTGTCATTGGCGTCGAGGTCATATTCGCCGATCTTGTTGCCGGGGGCCTTGTCGAAGGTTTTCAGCCGGGCAAAGACATGATCGATATCGGTCGCGGCGCCATATCCCGCGAAGTCGAGGATGTGAATGCCGACATCGCCAAGCACGCCGTTGGAGCCATGCTTGGTCGACAGACGCCAGAGCCATTGGCTCTCCGTCGCCCAGTCGCCCCAAGCCTTGGAGACCAGCCAGCTCTGCAGATAGGAGGCCTCGATGTGGCGCACCCGTCCGATCTCGCCGCCGATCACCATCTGCCGTGCCTTCTGCACCTGCGCGACATTCCGATAGGTCAGGTTGACCATGTTGACCAGGCCGGACTTCTCTGCCGCGACCGCCATTTCATCGGCCTTGGCATAGTTTTCGGCAAGCGGTTTTTCACACATGACATGCTTGCCCGCCGCCAAAAGCTGCAACGTCGTCGGATAGTGGATGCGGTCGGGCGTGACATTGGTGACCGCATCGAACTCGCCCCAGGCGATCGCCTCCTCGAGGGACGTGAATGTGTTGGGAATGCCGTGTCGCGTGGCGAATGCGCGCACCGTGGCGATATCGACATCCACCGCGGCAACGATTTGAACATCGCTGATCGTGGAAAAATGCATCACATGGGTATTGGCCATGCCACCGGTGCCGAGCACGAGCAGACGGATCGACTTCATCATTTGTAACCTTCCTCGCCAGCCTGATGCAGGCGCGGGCCACGCTCTGTAATCGGCTCCAGCGCTGCTTCCACAGGAACATTCGGCGCATCATGCACCGCTCCATAGCGCGGCATCGGATTATAGGCCCATTTCACCCCGTTGCGGATCACCTGCTGCGCGTTCGCGTCGTGATAGGTCGGATAGGTCTCATGACCCGGGCGGAAATAGAAGATATTGCCCGCCCCGCGCCGCCAGGTCAGGCCCGACCGGAAGACTTCGCCGCCGGCGAACCAGGAAATGAACACGGTTTCAAGCGGCTCCGGCACCGAGAAGAATTCGCCGTACATCTCCTCGTTTTCGAGCACGAAGTTTTCCGGAATGCCGGCCGCGATCGGATGGCCAGGATTGACGGTCCAGAGACGCTCCCGCTCGCCCGCCTCCCGCCATTTCAAGGCGCAGGGCGTTCCCATCAACCGCTTGAACGGCTTGGAGAAATGTCCTGAATGCAGAACGAGCAAGCCCATTCCCTCCCAGACGCGGCGGGCAACCCGCTCGACAATCTCGTCGGAGACATCGCCATGAGCCTTGTGTCCCCACCAGACCAGTACATCCGTCTTGGCCAGCCGATCGACCGGCAGACCGTGCTCCGGTTCCTGCAACGTCGCGGTCGTGGCCTCGATCTCACCATCGACATTGAGTGCAGCCGCAATCGTCGCATGCATGCCATCGGGATAAATGCCGCGAACGACAGCATTCTCCAGCTCATGAATGTTTTCTCCCCAGACAACGGTTCTGATTGGCACGTAAACTCTCCTTTTTCACACGCCACATCCCTGCGGCACTGACTGGCCTCTACAATGTATGATCACCCGAACGGATCCATGCACACATTGAATTGAAACCGCTTTGGCTACGATAAACTGGCAAAATACCAGGTCTTTGTCAAAAAACATTCTGTTAAAAAATAGCCACTATTGAGACAAATAGGGACACGACAATTCTCGTTTGAACAAACGCATGTCGAATTTTATTGAAAGCGCTTTCGCCCTTTTATCTTCTTGCTCCTCCAGCAAAACCTTGCCATTCATGCTGCAGGAATTTCCACCCGTTGAAGCGATGAACAAGGCAATGAAGCTCAAGGAATTCGCCCTGAAGATCGGCCTGTCCCAAACCACGATCAGTCGTGCATTGAGTGGCTATCCGGAGGTCAGCGAAGCAACGCGCACACGCGTCATGGACGAGGCCAACCGTCTTGGATATCGGCCGAACATCAATGCGGTACGCCTGGCGACAGGGCGCGCCGGTGCCATCGGCGTGGCGATGAGCCAAGCTGGGGAATACCAATTCTCCGAATTCATGGGCGGCATGGCGGAACGACTGGGCCGCGAAGACATCGACATTCTGGTTTCGCCCATGGCCGAGCAGGACAGCCGCGACGAGCTTCAGATCTACAAACGCCTGGCTGAAAGCCGCAGGGTCGACGCCATGGTGATCCACTCCCCGCGCCCGAACGATCCGCGCATCGCCCTGCTGCACCGGTTGAAGATACCCTTCATCGTTCACGGTCGCTCGCAAACCGATGTTCCGCATGCGTGGCTCGACATCGACAACGAAGGCGCCATACGCCGTGCCACCGACCATTTGCTGGATCTAGGCCACCGGCGGATCGCCCTGATCAATGGAAACGAAGGCCTGACCTTCACCCGACATCGCGATCTTGGTTATCGTTCGGCGCTGCAGGCAAGGGATATTCCTTACGATGCCGGCATTGTCGGCCATGGCAACTTCACCGATGAAGTCGGTTTTCGGCTTGCCCGCGCGGCGCTCGCCATGCAGCCACGGCCGACAGCCTTTGTTGCCGGCTCAATGATGACGACCCTGGGCGTCTACCGGGCGGCACGCTCGATGAACCTTGGCATCGGCACGGACATCTCGGTAATCGCCCATGACGACGTCTTTCCCTACCTGACCGCAGAGAACATGGCCCCGTCCCTGTCGACCACACGCTCGTCGATCCGCGCCGCGGGCAGCCGCATTGCGGACCTGCTGCTGCAAATTCTGGCGGGCCGCGACCCCGTCGAGATTCGCGAACTGTGGCCGGTCGAACTGATCCTCAGAGACTCCAGCAAGCCTGCTCCACTGGATCTACCTGCATGACCGACACCAAGACCGGCAAGACCGTCATCGTTATCGGTCACATCAACCACGACAGGATCTGGCACCTGACCGAGCCATTGCGCGCCGGCGGGCGAATTGCCTGGCGCTCCCGCGAGGCGCGACTGGGTGGTGGCGGCTATTTCACGGCCCGCCGCCTGCTTGATTTCGGCCACCATGTTCGCATCCTGTCCAACCTGATGAGCGACAGCCATGGCCAGGAAGCGATTGCTGCGCTTGCCGAGCAAGGCTTCGACACCGGCCTGATCACGCAACGTCAGGGTGAAACGGATTTTGCCGACATCCTTCTCGACCCGACCGGAGAACGCACCATCCTCTCCAACGAACGGCGTCTCGCCCGCACATTCGCGCTGGCAGAGCCGGTCACGGCGGATGCCTTCTACATCAACGGTCCGCATCTTTGCGAAACCATCCGCCAGTCGCTGAGCACCGCCCCGCTGGTCGTCTCGCAATTGCCGCTGCGCAACGGCGAACCGCGCCCTGCCGATGTCATCGTCGGCTCCAAGGCCGACATGCCCGGCAGGTCAATCGAGGCCATCTGGCGGGACGCACAGGCGCTTGCCGGTGCTAGGCTTCGCCATCTCGTCATGACGGACGGTCCGGAGCCGACCTCCATTTTCGATGGCGACAGCGAGAGCAGGATCCCGGTCCCCCTCCATGTCACAGTGCGCGACACAATCGGCGCCGGAGACACATTCAGCGGCGCCCTGATAAACGGTCTGCTGAATGGCGCAAAAATCACCGATGCAGCCTTGCATGCCAGCCGCACCACGGCGGAGTGGCTCGCGGAACGCGAGGCGATGTTCACAGAAAAATCAAATAAATAGCAAGTTTATTTGCGCCCTTGCCGGGAACTTCCATGCCATCTCGCGAGTTCGTGGGATCGAAATGGAGGACTGCATGACCGAAGCGAATATCGCATGGACTATTCCCGTCGAACTGGATCTGCACTGCGGCCTGACAAGACGATTTTGCAATGTCTATGACGCGCTCGATTTTCTCGAGGCGGAATGGCCGACGCGAAGGGGCATCGCCTATCAACGTGCCGTTCTTCTCTGCCGAAACGCGCTGCGCAGCCCACGCGCCAGTGAACTGGCACGCGCAGCCTTTATCGCAGCCGCCGACGAGACGGGCATGCCCCAATGCACCGACCCGTCACGCCTGATCAGCTTTCGGCCAAACCGGAAGGCCGTGGCTTGAGGTCAAAGTGCCGGAGGTCACGCCGCCAACGCGGCTTCTGATCTCCGGCTCCGTGTCCAGCACCAATCAAGCCTTGATCCGGGCCATAGATGGATCGAACATCGGGCCGAGGTGAACCTGCGCCGGCACCCTGTCCATCGCGACCACAAGTTCATACGTCGCTTCTGTCAGGTAGTCATCCGAGACCCCATCGGCATGGCGGACGTAGCCATAACCAATTGCCTTGCCGAGCGTATATCCGTAGCCGCCGCTGGTCAGATAGCCGACCGGCTCCCCATTGCGCAGGATCGTCTCGCGTCCGAGCAGGACCACATCCGCTCCGGCGGTAAATCCAACCATTCGCTTTTTCAACGGTTGGCCGGCGACTGCAGCCAATGCCGAACGCCCGATGAAATTGGCATCGCTCTTCATCTTGACCGCAAAGCCAAGGCCCGCTTCCAGCGGTGTATCGTTCGGCGTGATATCCGATCCCCAGGCACGATAGCCTTTCTCCAGCCGCAGGGATTCCAGCGCCCGGTAGCCGATCGGCTTTATTCCATGCGCAGCACCGGCTGCCATCAACACGTCGAAAACCTCTCCGATCGCGGCGATAGGCACATGCAACTCCCAACCGAGTTCGCCGACATAAGTGATACGCAATGCCCGGACAGGACTGCCGGCGATTTCTATGTCTCGCACCTGCGCGAATGGAAATGCACCATTCGACACATCCGCCTTTGTCACCTGTGAAAGCACATTACGCGCCCGCGGCCCCATCAGCGACAACGTCCCCCATTCCTCGGTGACATCGGTGAAGCTGACCTTGGCATCGGACGGGATATGATCGGCGATCCAGCCGAAGTCATGCGTGCGAAAACCGGTACCGGTCACGATGTAAAATTTGTCCTCCGCAATCCGGGCCACCGTCAGATCCGCTTCGATGCCACCGCGCGTGTTGAGCAATTGCGTATAGCTCAACCGCCCGACCGGCTTCGTCACGTCATTGGCGCAGATAAGATCAAGAACCGTGGCCGCGTCCGGACCGCTCATCTCGTATTTGGCAAACGAGGACTGATCGAATATGCCGACCGCCTCGCGCACGTGGTGATGCTCCTGGCCGACAGCATCGAACCAGTTCTGCCGCCCCATGGAATAGACATCCCGGCCTTCGGTGCCGGCAGGCGCAAACCAGTTCGGTCGCTCCCAGCCGAGCTTCGAGCCAAACACGGCACCGTGTCCTTTCAGCCGATCATAGAGCGGCGAGACCAGCCGCGGCCGACCACTCTGGTATTCTTCATGCGGGAACCCGATCGTGTAGTGCTTGCCATAGGCTTCGAGCGTGCGGTCGAGCACCCATTGGCGATCCCGGTGCATGCCGGCGAAGCGACGGATATCGACCACCCAGAGATCAAGCGGCGCCTCGCCATCGACCACCCACTGCGCCAGCACCCAACCCGCGCCGCCGCCGGATGCGATACCGAAGGCGTTGAACCCGGCGCCGACGAACATGTTCTTGCACTCGGGCGCCACGCCGAGAATGAAATTGCCATCGGGTGTAAAGCTCTCAGGCCCGTTGATCATCTGCTTGACCCCAGCCTTTTCCAGCGCCGGGATACGCTCGATCGCCTGCACCATATGCTGCTCGAAATGATCGAAGTCATCGTCGAACAGCCGGAACGCCCATTCGTCCGGCACGTCGCCCGTCGTCCAGGGCTGCGGGTTCGGCTCGTAACCGCCCATCACGAGGCCGCCAACCTCCTCCTTGAAATAGGTCAGCCGATCCGGATCGCGGATCGTCGGCGCATCCGTCGACAGGCCATCCAGCTTCTCGGTGATGATATATTGATGCTTGACCGGTTGCAGCGGCACATTGATGCCCGCCATCGCCCCGACCTGGCGAGCCCATTGGCCCGCGCAATTGACCACCTTTTCACAGGCGATGTCGCCAAGCGTCGTCTTGACCTTGAGAATGCGGCCATCATGCATTTCGAAACCGGTGACCCGGACATTCTCGACGATCTTCGCGCCATGCATGCGTGCGCCCTTGGCGAGCGACTGCGTGATATCGGACGGGCTCGCCTGCCCGTCGGTCGGCAGCCAGCTTGCGCCGACGAGATCGTCGACATTCAACAGCGGCCACATCTGCTTGACCTCTTCCGGCGAGATCAGGTGCATGTCCATGCCGAAACTGCCGGCGGTCGTGGCAAGCCGGCGGAATTCCTTCCAGCGGTCCTGATTGGTTGCCAGACGCAGGCAACCGGTCATCTTCCAACCGGTGGCAAGTCCCGTCTCCGCCTCCAGCCCCTTGTAGAGGTCGACGGAATATTTCAGCACCCGCGTGATCGAGGCCGACGAGCGCAACTGACCGACCAGGCCCGCTGCATGCCAGGTCGAACCGGACGTCAGCGTGCCCTGTTCCAGAAGAACGACGTCCGCCTTGTGATCTCGCGCCAGGTGATAGGCGGTCGAGCAGCCGATGATGCCGCCGCCGATGACGACGATCTGGGCATGGGAGGGAAGCGTGGTCATGCGGATGTCTTTCCATAGAGAGAACGATAGCGGTCGAGAGCCACCTGAAGGCGAAGGAGATTTTCAGCGGTGTAGGTGACGTAGTCGGCACCGGGTGCATTCAGATGAAGCTCGGAAACCATGCTCCACATGGCTTCACGCAGCAGGGACGCACATTGCATGGCGGCAAACGCCTTGAGGAAATCCGGGTCGGGCGTCCGGCCAAGGTAGTGGGCAAGAAATTCAAGGCTGGCATCGTCGGAAAAGCCGGAATTCGACGTTGCGCCCGCCAGATCGAACATTGCGGTGGAATAGCCGGCATACTCGAAATCGATCAGCCAGAGCCTTTCGCCATCATCGAGTATATTGGCTGGCAGCAGGTCATTGTGGCCAAAGACGATCGGCAGCGGCACCTGCGCCTGCTCCAGCGTTTCGGCCAGATCAAGGTAGCCGGGCAGCTGCAGGACCATCCGGCTTCCGCCGGCGGCGAGCGTCCGCGCATAGTCCCGCACAACGTGAAAAGGCCAGAACAGATAGGCACTGCCGCTGACATAGCGGGCCATTGTTTCATGAAAACGTTTTAACAGCCGGGCAACAGCCTCCGCATTGGCGACAACATCTTCGGCACCATAGGTCTTGGCACCCAGAAACGCCGTCACCATCACGCCGGGTTCGGCATACCGGACTTCCGGCCCAAAACCCGCCGCATGCGCACTTTGCGCCACCATCAATTCGCGCTTCCGGGATACATGATGAAACGGATAATCCTGACCGAAACGCACGACATGGCGGTCGACCGCATCGGTGACAACGTAACTCTCATTGCTGATGCCGCCCTTGAGGAGGGCGATTTCGATCGGGCCTTTCCAGCAGGGCAAGTGCCGGATGCGATCCCTGTTTGCACTGGCCTTACCAACCTCGCCGGTCGCAACGTCCGTCACGCTCATCGGCGCGACGCCTTGTTCGCATAAAGCACGCATGACCTCCCAGCGGTTCAACAAATGCAGTCCAACAGATACAGTCCTGCCTCCAGGTCCCGTCCCCGTTTTTTTCGTTGGGTAACCCGAAGATGATGGAGCTTCATCCAGCAGACACACGCTGTCAATCGGAAATTGTGGTATTTTGTGGTAATATGCCCGATTTAGTGACTTTACATTTCTGCCGCGCGACTGCATCGCTGAGCGAGGACGAAGCCAGAGACACCAGACCCAGAGATATCAGACATGGTTGAGTCGAAACGACACCGGGACATTCTGAAACTGCTCCAGCAAGACGGCACATTGTCGATCGCCGACCTTGCCGGACGCCTCGGAGTCTCGCTTGAGACTATCCGGCGCGACCTCAAGCCGCTTGCCGACCGCCACACGATCGTGCGCATGCACGGTGCCGTAGCGCTTCCCTCGATCGTCGGCGAGGCGCCGTTTGAAAGGCGACTGCGCGAAAATGCGCAAGCCAAGAAGGCAATTGCACGCACTCTGGCTGCAACCATCCGCGACGGCGATTCCATCATGCTCGACACGGGAACGACAACGAGCATTCTGGCGCGCGAACTGCTCGGCCACCGTCGCCTGACGGTGATCACCAACTCGTCCGACATCGCCCGGACATTGGCGACCAGCAACGAAAACCGGGTCTATATGGCCGGCGGCGAGCTACGCTCGGACAATGGCGCCGCGTTCGGCTCGACAGCGATCGACTTCATCAGCCGTTTCCACGTCCTGCATGCCGTCATCTCGGTGGGCGCGGTGAGCGCCGGTTCGGGCATACTGGACTTCGATTTCGAGGAAGCCGAATTCGCCCGCACGTTGCTGACCCGCGGCGATAGGCGGATCGCGGTTACCGATCAAAGCAAGTTCAATCGCAGCGGCCTGGTCAAGGTTTGCGATTTCAGCGACCTGACGGATCTCGTCACCGACGGCACACCGCCCCAAGACGTCCGCGCCGCACTGGAAACAGCCGGCGTAACCTGCACGATCGCCCGGCCGACCTGAGCAGCGACAACGATATCGAACAACGATATCTGGGAAAAGCCCAACCAAACGTTGCTTTGCTGTGGCTCTGATGGCAGGGATATCATAAGATCTCTACAAGAGTTGCCTTCGCGGCATGTCGCGCGCAAGGCAGTTGGTATTGGGAATGATGCCGGACGATTTCATAATTCAGATCTTGCGTTTGCCGCGCTGGCTCAAGCGTTGCGTTGCGCTCGTCGTCGATATGGTCTTGTGCTCGTTAACTGTATGGTTTGCTTTCTGTTTTCGACTGGATCAAT encodes:
- a CDS encoding Gfo/Idh/MocA family protein, which translates into the protein MRLLVLGTGGMANTHVMHFSTISDVQIVAAVDVDIATVRAFATRHGIPNTFTSLEEAIAWGEFDAVTNVTPDRIHYPTTLQLLAAGKHVMCEKPLAENYAKADEMAVAAEKSGLVNMVNLTYRNVAQVQKARQMVIGGEIGRVRHIEASYLQSWLVSKAWGDWATESQWLWRLSTKHGSNGVLGDVGIHILDFAGYGAATDIDHVFARLKTFDKAPGNKIGEYDLDANDSFTMTTEFTNGAMGVIHASRWATGHLNELRLRVHGDKGALEVIHTPEDSSLRACLQDDVEKAVWRELEVDPVETNYQKFITAIQAGNIAQEPGFRHAANLQKILDLAMLTEVERREMAV
- a CDS encoding ThuA domain-containing protein; the encoded protein is MPIRTVVWGENIHELENAVVRGIYPDGMHATIAAALNVDGEIEATTATLQEPEHGLPVDRLAKTDVLVWWGHKAHGDVSDEIVERVARRVWEGMGLLVLHSGHFSKPFKRLMGTPCALKWREAGERERLWTVNPGHPIAAGIPENFVLENEEMYGEFFSVPEPLETVFISWFAGGEVFRSGLTWRRGAGNIFYFRPGHETYPTYHDANAQQVIRNGVKWAYNPMPRYGAVHDAPNVPVEAALEPITERGPRLHQAGEEGYK
- a CDS encoding substrate-binding domain-containing protein, with product MKLKEFALKIGLSQTTISRALSGYPEVSEATRTRVMDEANRLGYRPNINAVRLATGRAGAIGVAMSQAGEYQFSEFMGGMAERLGREDIDILVSPMAEQDSRDELQIYKRLAESRRVDAMVIHSPRPNDPRIALLHRLKIPFIVHGRSQTDVPHAWLDIDNEGAIRRATDHLLDLGHRRIALINGNEGLTFTRHRDLGYRSALQARDIPYDAGIVGHGNFTDEVGFRLARAALAMQPRPTAFVAGSMMTTLGVYRAARSMNLGIGTDISVIAHDDVFPYLTAENMAPSLSTTRSSIRAAGSRIADLLLQILAGRDPVEIRELWPVELILRDSSKPAPLDLPA
- a CDS encoding PfkB family carbohydrate kinase, producing the protein MTDTKTGKTVIVIGHINHDRIWHLTEPLRAGGRIAWRSREARLGGGGYFTARRLLDFGHHVRILSNLMSDSHGQEAIAALAEQGFDTGLITQRQGETDFADILLDPTGERTILSNERRLARTFALAEPVTADAFYINGPHLCETIRQSLSTAPLVVSQLPLRNGEPRPADVIVGSKADMPGRSIEAIWRDAQALAGARLRHLVMTDGPEPTSIFDGDSESRIPVPLHVTVRDTIGAGDTFSGALINGLLNGAKITDAALHASRTTAEWLAEREAMFTEKSNK
- a CDS encoding DUF982 domain-containing protein, producing the protein MTEANIAWTIPVELDLHCGLTRRFCNVYDALDFLEAEWPTRRGIAYQRAVLLCRNALRSPRASELARAAFIAAADETGMPQCTDPSRLISFRPNRKAVA
- a CDS encoding GcvT family protein gives rise to the protein MTTLPSHAQIVVIGGGIIGCSTAYHLARDHKADVVLLEQGTLTSGSTWHAAGLVGQLRSSASITRVLKYSVDLYKGLEAETGLATGWKMTGCLRLATNQDRWKEFRRLATTAGSFGMDMHLISPEEVKQMWPLLNVDDLVGASWLPTDGQASPSDITQSLAKGARMHGAKIVENVRVTGFEMHDGRILKVKTTLGDIACEKVVNCAGQWARQVGAMAGINVPLQPVKHQYIITEKLDGLSTDAPTIRDPDRLTYFKEEVGGLVMGGYEPNPQPWTTGDVPDEWAFRLFDDDFDHFEQHMVQAIERIPALEKAGVKQMINGPESFTPDGNFILGVAPECKNMFVGAGFNAFGIASGGGAGWVLAQWVVDGEAPLDLWVVDIRRFAGMHRDRQWVLDRTLEAYGKHYTIGFPHEEYQSGRPRLVSPLYDRLKGHGAVFGSKLGWERPNWFAPAGTEGRDVYSMGRQNWFDAVGQEHHHVREAVGIFDQSSFAKYEMSGPDAATVLDLICANDVTKPVGRLSYTQLLNTRGGIEADLTVARIAEDKFYIVTGTGFRTHDFGWIADHIPSDAKVSFTDVTEEWGTLSLMGPRARNVLSQVTKADVSNGAFPFAQVRDIEIAGSPVRALRITYVGELGWELHVPIAAIGEVFDVLMAAGAAHGIKPIGYRALESLRLEKGYRAWGSDITPNDTPLEAGLGFAVKMKSDANFIGRSALAAVAGQPLKKRMVGFTAGADVVLLGRETILRNGEPVGYLTSGGYGYTLGKAIGYGYVRHADGVSDDYLTEATYELVVAMDRVPAQVHLGPMFDPSMARIKA
- a CDS encoding choline/ethanolamine kinase family protein, with product MSVTDVATGEVGKASANRDRIRHLPCWKGPIEIALLKGGISNESYVVTDAVDRHVVRFGQDYPFHHVSRKRELMVAQSAHAAGFGPEVRYAEPGVMVTAFLGAKTYGAEDVVANAEAVARLLKRFHETMARYVSGSAYLFWPFHVVRDYARTLAAGGSRMVLQLPGYLDLAETLEQAQVPLPIVFGHNDLLPANILDDGERLWLIDFEYAGYSTAMFDLAGATSNSGFSDDASLEFLAHYLGRTPDPDFLKAFAAMQCASLLREAMWSMVSELHLNAPGADYVTYTAENLLRLQVALDRYRSLYGKTSA
- a CDS encoding DeoR/GlpR family DNA-binding transcription regulator, whose translation is MVESKRHRDILKLLQQDGTLSIADLAGRLGVSLETIRRDLKPLADRHTIVRMHGAVALPSIVGEAPFERRLRENAQAKKAIARTLAATIRDGDSIMLDTGTTTSILARELLGHRRLTVITNSSDIARTLATSNENRVYMAGGELRSDNGAAFGSTAIDFISRFHVLHAVISVGAVSAGSGILDFDFEEAEFARTLLTRGDRRIAVTDQSKFNRSGLVKVCDFSDLTDLVTDGTPPQDVRAALETAGVTCTIARPT